A window from Felis catus isolate Fca126 chromosome B1, F.catus_Fca126_mat1.0, whole genome shotgun sequence encodes these proteins:
- the LOC102902079 gene encoding thymosin beta-4-like — translation MSGEPTMAEIEKFGKLKLKKTESQEKNPPLSKEMIGQEKQAGKS, via the coding sequence ATGTCTGGCGAACCCACTATGGCTGAGATTGAGAAGTTCGGTAAattaaaattgaagaagacagagtCTCAAGAGAAAAATCCACCCCTTTCAAAAGAAATGATAGGACAGGAGAAGCAAGCAGGCAAATCATAG